The stretch of DNA ATAGTTGTGGTTTGCTTGAAAAATCTGAAGTCTTAGAAAAGATAGGAATTGTTTTGTCAAATAGAGAGAGATCATATTTATTGTATGAAGAGGTTATTTGTTTATATGAACGACAACTTATAAACAGGCAAGAAGCTCTAGACAAATTAATGAAATGTTTGTTGGAAGAAGACGACGTCGATTCCTACAACTTTATTGTTTTAAGAGGTATAGAGGGAGGAATTTTTGAAATTGATGACTCTGTAGTTTGCGAAGCTTTAGTATATGGAAGAGAAAAAAAATTAGTTCGTCTTTTAATATTAGTTTCTATTTTGCTAGATAAGGATGAGTTTGTTAAGCAGAGAGAAAAGAGTGTTTCTATTGTGGCAGATGCTTTAAATCGTGCAAAACAAGATGAATCAGTAGGCTGGTTGCCAACTGTTATAGTGAAGGCTTTTAAAAAAGGATATATGGATGCGGGAGAGCTTGATTCTTGGCGTAAGAAACTTCTTTTAAAAGGCGCGGGACTTGAAGCTGATACCCATCTTTTGTGTGCGAATTTTAACGCAGGGGAGGCCTCTCTTGAAGATTTGTTGGGTAAAACTGATGAGGCTCTTGATAAGAAAGGGGTCTTTTTTATTGGGTATCGAGCAATTCTATACCTTTATACGAAGGGAATCCTATTAAGAGATGAGGCGTTGCTCAGATTGTCAAAATTCTTAGATTGTGCGGAACGCGGAAATTTACATAAAAATTATATTGCTTGCGTTACAGATATGATACACGATGGATTAATCGCAGACAGGAATGATATGCATCTTGTAAAAGCTTTTGAATATGTTAGGAAGTTTAAAGATATGGGAGATTATGCAAGTCTTGTTTTTGAGGCCTTGGACAAAGGTTTATATAATGATGAATGTTGTTTTTTTGCCGCTGAAAGAGAGCGGTGGGGGATGGCGGAAGGGGGCTTTTCTTTAAATTGTAAATTGCAAGAGTTGTCGGTTCTTTTTGACATCGGAGAAGAGGAGTTAGATAGATTAAGAGAGAGAGTAAAAAATGATATAAGTTTAATTGAAAAGGCAAATGCTGAGGTTGCAAGAGAGGCTAATAGTGTGGATGTTAATTTTTTAAAGCTCTTTTTCCATGGTTTGGTAAATCTAGAGTTTGTTTCTCCTGCGTTAACTAAAGAATTATTGGGCAATCATTGTAGCAACAGAAAGTATATGCCCCTTTTGGCAGAAGACGTTAAAATGGCTTCCATGTTAAAGCCGGAATATGCACTCGTTTTAAGAGATTATTTGAAAAACATTAGAAGCTTTGGTCACCAATCGGCGAAAAACACTTTGATGCAGTTTGTGTCGCTTGCCAATGCTTGGGAATCTGCCGGATTAAATTTTTGTGATTTTAAAGCAATTTTAGATGACGCTGACGAAACAGGAGTTCAAAGATTGGGAAATAGCCTTCTATCAAAAGTGGCGGAGGTTTTTGATGCAGTTGTTATGCTAGATTCTGAAGCAGCGCGTTCCGTTGTGAGAGACTGGAAATTGTCTCATTTTGGATCTTTGTTTGTTTCTTCTGCCGGCTGGACAGCAAGGAGAAAAGGTCTTTTTGGTTTGGCTTTTCGCGCTGAGATTGAAAGAGAAACGCATAATATTTTTTTCCCTGGAAGTGTTGGCGATAAGGTTTTCCCTTCTCTTCCTTTTTTTCGTGGTTTTTCTGTAGAAAAATTAAAGCTTGTAAGAGAGGTAAGAAGACACAATAAACTATTTCTAAAGGAAGCAAAAGGTATTGGAGTTGACGCTGAAAGATGGATTCATGCTGCAGATGTTCCTCCTCTCCCTTTTAGGACAAAAGAGCTGGGAAAGACTTGGGAAGAACTTTTTCTGGATTTTAGAAGTCACTTTTTAGCGTTTGAAAATTGGTTTACAGCATCTGGAATTAACAGTGACACTTTTGATGGCGGAATTTTTGTAAGAAGATTTAAGAATGCAAAAGAAGCTCTTGGCCCCATAGCCCATCATCTGCTTGGCAATTCTCTTCCCCGCTTTAATCCTAATTTTTCCGATATGGGAGGTAACTTTAGAAAATTAAATCTTTTTATTATGGAACTTCGTCGGATTAATGTAGAGGAAAAATTCTTGACTGAATTAGATGGGATTATCAAAGATATTGTAAGTAAAAGAGTTATTGAAAAAACTAACCTTGATGATGTAATAATAAGATTTTGGTCAAGATCTTTAGGCAGAGATCTCTTTCTTGCCAGTGATGTTGATAGCTGTTTAAGGGTTGGAGGGTGGGGTGAAGATGACCATGACAACTTATTAATGCATCTTTTAAGTTTTGGAGTGAACTATATCCTTTTGGAGGATGTCAAAATAGACAAGGTTAGAGGCTATGCCCGTATTTACTTGACCGAAAGAGATGGCAAGCCCCAGATTTTTGTGGGAAGCGCCGATGGCCTTGCAAATCGGAATGCTTTTGAGCCCATTGGCGAGGTGTTGGATTTTATTAAAAAATTTGCTGCAGAGTGTAATATAAGTCCGGATAGTATTGTTTGGGATAGGGAAAAGGAGGGGAGGCGAGTTGGCGGGTGGCTTTGATTTTTAGTGATATATGTAAGGAGGTTACATTATTATGCCTGAAGGAATAACGGGACGTTATACTGCGGGATATTCACCCCTTAATAAATTGAGGGGAGACCTTACTGGGACTAAGTTAATGTTTACTGCCTATAAAGAGATGCTGAGCCCAAAAGGGGTGTTTGATGCGGTTGGGGTTAATCGTGCTCTTGCAAGAATAACTGAAGGGGCTCTTATCCATGAAGATGTAAATAGAGGGGCTGAAATTGTTTCAAAAATGCCAAACTTAGAACAGATAGATTTAGCCTTACCCTGGATGGAATGGTTTGATTTTTCTAACGTTGTACTTGAGTCTACGGAAGATAGCACAGATTTTATTATTTTTAATAGCCTGGATTCTTTGACTGATGGTTGTTTGCGTCCTTGTTCTTTTTGCTGTGATATGAACGGCCTTTCACGGGTTAAAGTGGATCCTTTTCCTGTCGCTCTCTATAAAGCAATCTATCATGATAAAATGGGATTTGTTTTTTCAGGGTGGAGGAGAGGGGATCCTATGCGAAATCTTTTGGATCCGTTTTTTAAAATCTCTTTATATGGCATTTTAAAAATTATGCTTGGGATTAATCCTAAATTTAAGTTTGGCAGATATCAGACATCCGGGTACGATTTAGATGAAAAACATGCACAAGAAACTTTTAAGGGGATTGGAAGCTTAACCTTTTGTGAAGAAGAATATAAAAGATTCCAGGCTTTGGTCTCTTTGTCTTTTCATTTAGCCCTTTCAAATCATGATGTTATTGGTGAAATATTTAACAACTGTACAATCTCAGATGATTTTATAAGATGGTATGCTTTGCGTAATTCAGCTGTGATTGACGAATTAGGGAGAAATTTAACAGGAATAAGTTTGAAGTTTTTAAGAGAAGATCTAACAGATGTCGCGGGATTGGATAAATTTTATGAAGAGAGTTGCTCTCACCTTAAGGCGGATAATGCCGTTTTAAAAGAGTACAATAGAGCAACAATAAAAGCTTTTTGTATGACATTGAAGCTTTTAGAAGTTAAAAGGGATGAAATTGAGAGGGTGCATGGGTTTTTGCTTGAAAATATAGGGAAGTCGAAAGAGACGCTTGTAAACTTTAGAGATAAGTCTGTTCATCTTTCTACTTCCTGGATTTTCGGAGCAGCGAAAAAAGATAGAGGTTCCGATTTTTATAATCGTCTTGCGTTGGCCGATAAATCTGATGGTTCGTGTCTTAAGATTGACAGAGGAACTATTCATCGCGGGGCTGACAGGCCATATCCTGTAGTTGAACAGCGAGATAGTGGCAGGGTAATGGTTAGAAGCATTCACGGCAACAGGAGAGAGTTATTGATTGATTCTACTCTCGATGAATTGTGGCCACTGTCAGAACATTAACCCCGATTATTATAATCGGGGTTAATAATTGGGGTTAACTATTTCTTTTCCTCATTATCCTTTTTCATTTCAAAATCGGCGTCGATTGTTTTATCGTCGTTATCTTTTTTTTCATCTTGAGAAGCGTTTCCCCCTTCCTGCCCCGGAGCGGAGGCAGTTTGCCCCTGTTGTGTTGTCGATTGTGCTTTATATATCTGTTCTGACATAGCGTAAACTTCTTTTTGAAGTCTTTCAAGTTGTTCTTTTATCTTGGAGAAATCTGTCCCTTTTAAAACTTCTTTCATTTCATTTAGCTCTTTTTCTACCTTCTCTTTTGTTGCGGTGTCAACCTTATCTGTCGATTCTTTTAGTGTCTTTTCAACAGTATAAACCATTGCGTCTGCCTGATTGCGGATATCTATTTCTTCTTTTTTCTTTTTGTCTTCTGATTCATGGGCCTCTGCTTCTTTTTTCATTTTTTCAATATCTTCTTTTGAAAGGCCGGATGACGCTGTAATTGTGATCTTTTGTTCTTTTCCTGTCCCCTTATCTTTTGCTGACACATGAAGGATTCCGTTTGCGTCAATATCAAAAGTGACCTCAATTTGTGGTATCCCTCTTGGCGCAGGAGGAATACCTTCCAAATGAAAACGTCCGAGAGATCTGTTGTCATCAGCCATTGGTCGTTCACCCTGAAGAATATGGACCTCTACGGATGTTTGTCCGTCCGCTGCCGTTGAAAATACTTGCGATTTTGATGTTGGAATTGTTGTGTTTTTTTCAATAAGAGGGGTCATGACTCTTCCCCAGGTTTCAATCCCCAGAGTAAGAGGGGTCACATCTAAAAGGACCATCTCTTTTACTTCTCCCGCAAGAACTCCTCCCTGAATTGCCGCCCCGATAGCTACTACTTCGTCAGGATTTACTCCTTTATGAGGTTCTTTTCCGAAAAAGTTTTTTACAGTCTCTTGAACTTTTGGCATCCTTGTCTGTCCGCCCACTAAAATAACTTCATCTATCTCTTTTGTTGTAAGTCCAGAATCTTGAATGGCTTGCTTGCAGGGGGTGAGGGTCCTTTCAATAAGATCCCCCACAATTTGTTCAAGCTTAGATCTTGTCAGTTTTACAACCAGATGTCTTGGCCCTGATGAATCTGCTGTAATGAACGGAAGGTTTATTTCAGTTTCTATTGTAGTTGAAAGCTCTATTTTTGCTTTTTCTGCCGCTTCTTTAAGTCTCTGAAGCGCCATTTTATCTTTTGATAAATCTATACCATTGTCTTTTTTAAAATCATCAAGAAGCCACTCTATTATTGTGTGGTCAAAATTATCTCCGCCAAGATGAGTATCGCCGTTTGTCGCTTTAACTTCAAAAACCCCTTCACCTATCTCAAGAATTGATATGTCAAATGTTCCTCCGCCTAAGTCATATATAGCAATCTTTTCATTTTTTTTCTTGTCCATTCCGTAAGCCAGCGATGCAGCGGTCGGTTCGTTAATAATACGAATAACTTCAAGCCCGGCAATTGTTCCCGCGTCTTTTGTTGCTTGCCGTTGAGAATCGTTGAAATAAGCCGGTACCGTAATTACCGCTTTTTTAACAGGTTCTCCGAGATAATCTTCCGCGGATTTTTTAAGCTTTTGTAAAATAATCGCGGATATTTCTGGAGGAGTATATTGTTTTCCTGAAATTTCAACAGCGGCTGCATCATTTTTTCCTTTTACAACTTTGTATGGGATGTGTTTTGTCTCTTCTGTTATTTCATTAAAAATTCTTCCCATGAATCTTTTGATGGAGAAGATTGTATTTTCTGGATGGGTTATCGCCTGTCTTTTTGCGACTTGCCCTACAATCCTCTCTCCTTCTTTTGGAAATGAAACAACTGATGGGGTGGTGCGTCCCCCCTCTGGATTTGGGATTACAACAGATTCTCCTCCTGACATTACAGCCACACATGAATTTGTGGTCCCTAAATCTATTCCTATGATTTTTTCTTTTGACATTTTAAAAACCTCCTATTTTTTCTCTGATACAATTACCATTGCCGGCCTTACAAGTTTTCCGTTTAATGTATACCCCTTTCTTAGTTCACAGATTACAGTATTTTCAGGTTTGTCAGATTCTTGTTTGCTCATGGCTTCATGGAAATGAGGGTCATATGGTTTATCTATTGCCTCAACCTCAAAAACTCCCAGTTTTTTAAATGTATCAATCATCTGTTTCTTTACAAGTTCTATCCCTAAAATGATATTTTCGTCATTTGACTTTTTTGCCGCAGCAATCGCATGTTCAAAACAATCAAGAACCGGCAGCAACTCGAAAACTAATGTTTCATTTCCAAACTTTATAAGCTCTTCCTTTTCTTTTGCTATTCTTTTTTTGTAATTGTCAAAATCTGCAAGTGTTCTTAAAAGTTTGTTTTTTAATTCTTTGTTTTCGTCTTCTTTTTTGTTTATTTCATCTTTTAAGGCTTCAAGATCGCCCTGAAAGGTTTCTAATTCATCCTTTATCTCTATCCCTTCACCTTGATTAGGAACTTGGGGTTCATTTTTCGTATCCTGGTTTTCTGTCTCCATATTTTGTTTCTTACTCCTTAGGATTTTTGGTTTTATAAAGTTTTTTTATGTGCCGGGAATTTCTTCATTAATCAAAGCTTCTAAATCGTTTGAGACTTGTTTCAAAATAGCAGTAACCCTGTTGTAGTCCATCCTTGTGGGGCCTATTATTCCAATAGCTCCAGGATCAAACCCCCTTAAATGATGGTGCGCTACAACAATGGAGAGGTCTTTCATATGCTTAAATTTGTTTTCATGCCCTATATGCAAGCTAAAAGGATTGAATTTTGAGTATTCTTCCAGTATTTTACAGATTAGTTGTTCATGTTCCAGAGTTTCTATGACGTTTTTTATGTTTTCTGCCTTTTGAAATTCAGGATGGGTTAAAATTTTTGAAAAACCGGAAGAGAGTGTCCTCTTGTTTTTTCCAAAAGAGACGAAAACCGTCGCATAGTTTAGCAGAGAAGAGATCATCTTGAGGGATCCTCTCATTATCTCTTCCATCCCCCTCCCTATTTTTTTGATTCCACTTCTAATTAGCGTAAGCTCTTTCCCAGATATTTTTTTTGTTTCCATTAGTTTGTCTACATAATACCTGTAGCCGTTGTCTGTCGGAATTCTCCCTGCGCTTGTGTGTGGGTGTGTTATGTAGCCAAATTGCTCAAGTTCCTGCATCTCATTTCGCACAGTAGCAGGAGAGACCGATCTTAGATAGTGTTTTGTAATCGTAAAAGAGCCTACAGGCTCT from candidate division WOR-1 bacterium RIFOXYB2_FULL_36_35 encodes:
- a CDS encoding nucleotide exchange factor GrpE, with amino-acid sequence METENQDTKNEPQVPNQGEGIEIKDELETFQGDLEALKDEINKKEDENKELKNKLLRTLADFDNYKKRIAKEKEELIKFGNETLVFELLPVLDCFEHAIAAAKKSNDENIILGIELVKKQMIDTFKKLGVFEVEAIDKPYDPHFHEAMSKQESDKPENTVICELRKGYTLNGKLVRPAMVIVSEKK
- a CDS encoding molecular chaperone DnaK gives rise to the protein MSKEKIIGIDLGTTNSCVAVMSGGESVVIPNPEGGRTTPSVVSFPKEGERIVGQVAKRQAITHPENTIFSIKRFMGRIFNEITEETKHIPYKVVKGKNDAAAVEISGKQYTPPEISAIILQKLKKSAEDYLGEPVKKAVITVPAYFNDSQRQATKDAGTIAGLEVIRIINEPTAASLAYGMDKKKNEKIAIYDLGGGTFDISILEIGEGVFEVKATNGDTHLGGDNFDHTIIEWLLDDFKKDNGIDLSKDKMALQRLKEAAEKAKIELSTTIETEINLPFITADSSGPRHLVVKLTRSKLEQIVGDLIERTLTPCKQAIQDSGLTTKEIDEVILVGGQTRMPKVQETVKNFFGKEPHKGVNPDEVVAIGAAIQGGVLAGEVKEMVLLDVTPLTLGIETWGRVMTPLIEKNTTIPTSKSQVFSTAADGQTSVEVHILQGERPMADDNRSLGRFHLEGIPPAPRGIPQIEVTFDIDANGILHVSAKDKGTGKEQKITITASSGLSKEDIEKMKKEAEAHESEDKKKKEEIDIRNQADAMVYTVEKTLKESTDKVDTATKEKVEKELNEMKEVLKGTDFSKIKEQLERLQKEVYAMSEQIYKAQSTTQQGQTASAPGQEGGNASQDEKKDNDDKTIDADFEMKKDNEEKK